A portion of the Celeribacter indicus genome contains these proteins:
- a CDS encoding DUF2493 domain-containing protein, translated as MAYDTANTYETIELFGLTEKDAQLPIPEDHVLTDHIVRESFEALLGQLRGTGLEAEIEPLAHGLATILQRRKVALGKEVDRTADKIGALAKSHDGSEIAETALEEAQARFVQLREIVSAIEVMSEAAAECYEIETGHAFIPAAGSRASVRAQETGAVFEARQLLEQHDRETAEKSKVEGVPLIVSGATDWTDVDVIFNTLDKVRERIKQNRNQEIFLCHKGGKRGAEMIAARWARARGVAQARFDPRWSAHGRAAPFKCNDEMLDDKFAATGVVLFGGNGVALNLGQKAEAKGLTVMRVADPAKRTADT; from the coding sequence ATGGCTTACGACACTGCAAACACCTACGAGACCATCGAACTTTTCGGACTGACTGAAAAGGACGCGCAGCTGCCGATCCCGGAGGATCACGTTCTGACCGACCACATCGTCCGCGAGAGCTTCGAGGCTTTGCTCGGCCAGCTGCGCGGGACCGGGCTTGAAGCAGAAATCGAACCGCTGGCCCATGGGCTCGCGACGATCCTGCAGCGCCGCAAGGTGGCACTCGGCAAGGAGGTCGACCGCACCGCCGACAAGATCGGCGCGCTGGCAAAATCCCACGACGGATCGGAAATCGCCGAGACCGCGCTCGAAGAGGCGCAGGCGCGCTTTGTGCAACTGCGCGAGATTGTGAGCGCCATCGAGGTGATGAGCGAGGCGGCGGCGGAATGCTACGAGATCGAGACGGGCCACGCTTTCATCCCGGCAGCCGGATCGCGGGCAAGCGTCCGGGCGCAGGAGACCGGGGCAGTCTTCGAGGCACGGCAGCTCCTTGAACAGCACGACCGCGAGACTGCCGAGAAGTCGAAAGTCGAGGGGGTGCCCCTGATCGTCTCAGGCGCCACCGACTGGACCGATGTCGATGTGATCTTCAACACGCTCGACAAGGTTCGCGAACGGATCAAGCAGAACCGCAACCAGGAGATCTTCCTCTGCCACAAGGGTGGCAAGCGCGGGGCAGAGATGATTGCGGCTCGGTGGGCCCGGGCACGCGGGGTCGCGCAGGCGCGCTTTGATCCTCGCTGGTCCGCGCATGGGCGGGCGGCACCGTTCAAGTGCAACGACGAAATGCTCGACGACAAGTTCGCGGCGACGGGGGTTGTCCTCTTCGGCGGCAACGGGGTCGCGCTGAACCTCGGGCAGAAGGCGGAAGCGAAAGGCCTGACGGTCATGCGGGTTGCTGACCCGGCTAAGAGGACTGCGGATACGTGA
- a CDS encoding SH3 domain-containing protein: MTATRPMWFWEWLDGISMQSQLNVAVRQKTFVAQLNTRTGFSSMPFSPERTKEIQSRIDARLRSGQANDWEVSFLTNMAERFERHGTETRLSKAQYASLHKVLKLEGEKPAQTRAAADAGTSKPAPKRSPRAVQARPRSISVSRAITAPRRAVRKAQRQIMVPLVIAVGFFALVGSLFETSNSRSTPYSPSAIPTSQTTNTTYVYVTGTRVNQRSEPSTANAVMGVLSEGTRVEMLRDEGQWTQIRSNLGVGWMSSSFLSPVAPPAERPASQDRSLRASDVRIIDGDTIDIRGMTANVRLVGFNAPETWRPSCTAERQVGEQATARLGQLVRGAALIEFERVACSCRPGTEGTDRCNFGRLCGSLFVDGRDVGSTLIAEGLAVPYRCGRTSCPPPPQPWCR, from the coding sequence ATGACTGCAACACGGCCAATGTGGTTTTGGGAATGGCTGGATGGTATCTCGATGCAATCACAGCTTAATGTGGCCGTGCGGCAGAAGACATTTGTTGCGCAGCTCAACACCCGAACAGGTTTTTCCTCGATGCCTTTTTCTCCGGAACGCACCAAAGAGATCCAATCACGCATTGATGCGCGTTTGCGGTCCGGGCAGGCAAACGATTGGGAAGTGTCTTTTCTCACAAACATGGCTGAACGGTTTGAGCGTCACGGGACGGAGACTCGCCTGAGCAAAGCTCAGTACGCCAGCCTGCACAAAGTCCTGAAACTGGAAGGGGAAAAACCGGCCCAGACAAGGGCAGCTGCCGACGCCGGCACTTCGAAACCAGCACCAAAGCGCAGCCCCAGAGCCGTTCAGGCGAGACCCCGTTCGATCTCCGTGAGCCGCGCAATCACCGCACCTCGGCGTGCCGTGCGCAAGGCTCAACGCCAAATCATGGTGCCGTTGGTGATCGCTGTCGGGTTCTTCGCGTTGGTTGGATCATTGTTTGAGACGTCGAATTCGCGATCCACACCCTACAGTCCGTCAGCAATTCCCACATCGCAAACGACAAACACCACTTACGTCTATGTGACAGGGACACGTGTCAACCAACGTTCTGAGCCGTCTACCGCGAACGCTGTGATGGGCGTCTTGAGCGAAGGGACTCGCGTCGAAATGCTTCGCGATGAAGGGCAATGGACCCAAATTCGGTCTAACTTGGGAGTGGGCTGGATGTCTTCCAGTTTCCTATCGCCGGTCGCGCCACCTGCAGAGCGACCCGCCTCGCAAGACCGGTCGCTTCGAGCCAGCGATGTGCGGATCATTGATGGTGATACGATTGATATTCGAGGCATGACAGCGAACGTGCGTCTCGTCGGGTTTAACGCGCCTGAGACATGGAGACCATCCTGCACTGCAGAGCGCCAGGTCGGGGAACAGGCAACAGCGCGTCTTGGTCAATTGGTGCGGGGTGCGGCGTTAATTGAGTTTGAGCGCGTGGCCTGTTCCTGCCGGCCCGGGACTGAAGGCACCGATCGATGCAATTTCGGGCGGCTTTGTGGCTCGTTGTTCGTTGACGGTCGGGACGTGGGCAGTACGCTCATTGCTGAAGGTTTGGCCGTGCCATACCGATGTGGCCGCACCAGCTGTCCCCCACCCCCTCAACCCTGGTGCCGATAG
- a CDS encoding transposase, which produces MSRTKRLTEIEKMQIVREAAEGVSTSELAERFEVTSRAVRYVLKADAERQADAAIPVSAVSVKVTAAELAALDEVLAKAGIESRAEGLRRLIQAAGGVFVPDAQMAAEMARYRASLHEVGNGVAQIAKQMTQANRRGQGAGGGTSAEFTELRLAQMRGLARFILDSADEIDLLLRRRRDVMQLEATAALREFAHAAE; this is translated from the coding sequence ATGTCCCGAACAAAACGCCTGACAGAGATCGAGAAGATGCAGATCGTCCGCGAGGCCGCGGAGGGTGTGTCGACGTCCGAGCTGGCTGAGCGTTTCGAGGTCACATCGCGGGCCGTGCGCTACGTCCTGAAAGCTGATGCCGAGCGCCAGGCCGATGCCGCGATCCCGGTCTCAGCAGTCAGTGTGAAGGTCACGGCTGCGGAGCTGGCGGCGCTCGACGAGGTGTTGGCGAAGGCGGGGATCGAGAGCCGGGCCGAGGGGTTGCGGCGGCTCATCCAGGCGGCAGGTGGCGTGTTTGTCCCGGACGCGCAGATGGCGGCTGAGATGGCGCGCTATCGCGCCTCGCTGCACGAGGTCGGCAATGGGGTCGCGCAGATCGCCAAGCAGATGACGCAGGCCAACCGGCGGGGGCAGGGGGCAGGGGGCGGCACGAGTGCCGAGTTCACCGAATTGCGCCTTGCACAGATGCGCGGGCTGGCGCGGTTCATTCTGGATTCCGCTGACGAGATCGACCTGCTGCTGCGGCGTCGGCGCGACGTCATGCAGCTGGAGGCCACGGCCGCGCTGAGGGAGTTTGCCCATGCGGCTGAATGA